A region from the Dinoroseobacter shibae DFL 12 = DSM 16493 genome encodes:
- a CDS encoding glutamate-5-semialdehyde dehydrogenase, with the protein MKDFADIPALMAEIGTAAKAAAAELAFAPADQRAQALTAAADAVWARRDEIIAANARDLDYGRDKGLSPAMMDRLALDEARIQGIVDGLRAVAAQDDPVGAVLSEWDRPTGLHIRRVRTPLGVIGVIYESRPNVTADAGALCLKSGNAVILRGGSESFHSSSLIHACLRDGLRAADLPETAIQLVPTRDRAAVGEMLTMTDTIDVIIPRGGKGLVGRVQAEARVPVFAHLEGICHIYVDADADPDKTARVILNAKTRRTGICGAAECLLVDRAWYDRNGATFIADLIAAGVEVRADDTLQAIPGTVPAKADDFGREFLDMIIAARVVDGVDGAIAHIRRYGSQHTDCILTENDATAARFFQRLDSAILMRNASTQFADGGEFGMGAEIGIATGKMHARGPVGAEQLTSFKYLVEGDGTIRA; encoded by the coding sequence ATGAAAGACTTCGCCGATATCCCCGCCCTGATGGCCGAGATCGGGACCGCCGCAAAGGCGGCCGCTGCGGAGTTGGCCTTTGCCCCGGCAGACCAGCGCGCGCAGGCGCTGACGGCCGCCGCCGATGCGGTTTGGGCCCGGCGGGACGAGATCATCGCAGCCAATGCGCGCGATCTGGATTATGGTCGCGACAAGGGGCTGAGCCCCGCGATGATGGACCGGCTCGCGCTCGACGAGGCGCGCATCCAGGGCATTGTCGACGGGTTGCGCGCCGTGGCCGCCCAGGACGACCCCGTCGGCGCGGTTCTGTCGGAATGGGACCGGCCCACGGGGCTGCATATCCGCCGGGTGCGCACGCCCCTGGGCGTGATCGGCGTAATCTATGAAAGCCGGCCCAACGTCACGGCGGATGCGGGCGCCCTGTGCCTGAAATCCGGCAACGCGGTCATCCTGCGCGGCGGGTCCGAGAGCTTCCATTCCTCAAGCCTGATCCATGCCTGCCTGAGGGACGGGCTGCGCGCCGCAGACCTGCCCGAGACCGCGATCCAGCTGGTGCCGACCCGCGACCGGGCCGCGGTGGGCGAGATGCTGACCATGACCGATACGATCGACGTGATCATCCCCCGGGGCGGCAAGGGCCTCGTGGGCCGGGTGCAGGCCGAGGCCCGCGTGCCGGTCTTCGCCCATCTCGAAGGGATCTGCCACATCTACGTGGATGCCGACGCCGATCCCGATAAGACCGCCCGCGTGATCCTCAACGCCAAGACCCGGCGCACGGGCATCTGCGGGGCGGCCGAATGCCTCCTGGTGGACCGCGCCTGGTACGACCGGAACGGCGCAACCTTCATCGCGGACCTCATCGCGGCCGGGGTCGAGGTGCGCGCGGACGACACCCTGCAGGCGATCCCCGGCACCGTCCCGGCCAAGGCCGACGATTTCGGCCGCGAGTTTCTCGACATGATCATCGCCGCGCGGGTCGTCGACGGGGTGGACGGGGCCATCGCCCATATCCGGCGCTATGGCTCGCAGCATACCGACTGCATCCTGACCGAGAACGACGCCACCGCCGCGCGTTTCTTCCAACGGCTCGACAGCGCGATCCTGATGCGCAACGCCTCCACCCAGTTCGCCGATGGGGGC